CTGTTTTAGTGGTTCCGTTCTTTAAGGTGTCAATTGTCAATGTCTTAAGAGACATGAAAGTGCTGAACTAAGTCTTTCCTATTTGCTtcaaaactgaaaaaagacGACCTGTATGATTCTTTGATTTGTGTTCACTGTTCAGGAGGACACAGTTTtgttgaagatgatgatgacgtTGAGAGCATCTTTCGATCAGCATTTGGTGATCGGTTTTTCTTCTGGTCATTTGTAAATGAAGATTATCCTAATAGGAAGAACTCATCACAATATTCTAATAGTTACAAAACCTCTTGGAAACGGAGACAGCGGATTAAAGATGAAGAAGAATATGAGTACATTTCAGATGATGACACGAATAAATCAGTTCTAGCTTCAGAGAGGATAGCTCTTGGGTTGAGTGCTTCTGGTCCCCTAAAACTTGATGATGTGAAAAATGCGTGAGTTACTTTGGACTTGcttcttttatttaattaattgtgGCATTGCAGTTGTATCTGATATTTCAGTTCCAGGTACCGATCTTGTGCCTTAAAATGGCATCCCGACCGTCACCTGGGATCCTCTAAAGTATGAACATTCTTCCTAGTCTCTTCAATCTGTGTTTATGTAGCAAAAACAGTGCAAGGAACTGACTTGTCTAATAATTTTCCCTGCAAATGAATGACAGGCTGCTGCAGAGGAGAAGTTCAAGCTTTGTACTGCAGCATATCAATCTTTGTGTGATAGATTGgctatgaattaaattaaaattcatCACATTCATAACTCATAACTCATCTAGCTTGTACCAATTTCAAGACCTCTGAAGATTAACTAAGCAATGTTCTATAATTTGGTTGCAATTACCAGTTTGTGGTCCGGCGATAATTTGGTTATTTCTGGGGAAAAGCCTCCATCGAGGTTGAAATCCTGCCGGTTCAGCACTCCCCTCCCCAATCTTTCGTAAAGATCATCGAGGCTGGATGGGTCTTGATTGTGATCAGACTAGAAGTTTAACCCAGAGTAGAAGTTTCAACCATGTTGAAATCAGCAATTTTGACCCCTTACATCATTCTCGTGTACATTTACTTTAACCGTTGGAACGTTGGCGCTTTTCTTTGGCAGATGTAGTGTAGAATGTGAAAACTTGTGTCTCAATGTGAGGCTAATACATTTGCTGCTGGGAAATTCTTCCCTtgcaacaaaaataaataaggtTGCTGTTTACATATTTGGGGTTAAGTATTAAAGTTTTTTGATAAGTTTTAGTGTGGTAAATTTAAGGGTGTTTTGGACTTGTGGGTATCGTAAGCAATAGTCTGCAACAGCCTCAGTGTTATGCTTTTCCACTTTTTCTTTCCAATTACATTAGGCAGTGTTTGGAAACATGGAATTAATTTGAATATGTCGAATTGAAATCTAGAATTTGAAATGtaaaaattgaatttaaatCAAGTGTTTGGCAATAACTAATCATTTCAATTATGAATTTGTATTCCATTGTAATGGTTGGCAAACATTAAAAAGTGCTTAGAGTATTTCAAATAAATACAAATTCCTTAAATAAAGACTGGAGTATTAGTCGAGCACCAACACCATAAAAGtcataattaaaaaacaaaatatcAATCAATGATAGGTAAATCATGAAATTGATTgattaatcaacaaaatttgACAATTATTAgagaaaatataaaattaagaTTTTGATCAAATTCTAGGAAATTTTTATCGATGCATGAGACCCTGGTTAAACCactatttctctctcctacaaACTCCAATTATCTTGTTAATTGACAATTACAAATTTTTCTACaagcggtcttacacaaaagaccaccttaGTATCATacaagttaagcaatggaaccaattagttaagcacttgaactaattagttaagcactgaaaccaattagttaagcaaaaaaaataattagttaagaaataaaatcaattaattaagcaatgtaacaaattagttaagaaatggaaccaattagttaaacaatcaaaGTGGTGTTTCcggtaagacggtcttacacgaAAGTTGCCGATTAACAATGGAGTACCATTCGAATTGGGAAAAAATAAACCCTTACTTTTCTGTTGATGTCAGGCTGATCGAAGTTCGGCCACCATAGTACATTAATGAATGTGTAATGTTTATTTAAGTACACTTTCTGGTGCAAAAGTGTAAGGTAACTTAAACGAATACTTGTTAAATTTGTTCTTTTAATCTTATAGTGTTATACTTGTACATTATTAGCCAGGGTATTAAGCAATTCAGCTTTTTGTCTATCTCATATAGTCCGTACAAAGTAACCGACTTAATACTCGAAAAGTCGACGTTTATAGCTAAGGTAGTAATTAACAGAAATTTACACAGGAATGTGAGTAGCGAGTTTGGCAAAGTCTAATGTTCTCTTCCCTTGTAGCTTGTTGGTGACATAATGCTTACTATACTCTCCATGAAGATAGTTTCTATACTGGACTGGGTTGCTTTCGTCAATAAACTCGGGCATCGGCCCAAGTTCTACTTCATAACTTGGTGCATAAAATGTCACAATTGAGAGCCTGTCTTTTACCATGTTAGTCACGGCTCTGTGCTCCACACTCTTGTATCTCCCATTTGTTAGCACCTATACAATAACATccaatttttcatttaatttgtaAGAGAAAAAGAGTTATTATAATTTAAAGCATTTCATATCCCTTAGCTTTGAGGTGATAATATATGAGTCAATGACTCTAGCTTGCTCGCCTAGAGACTTGAACTAATTGAGCTAAGCAAAGTAGTAGAGGACTTAAAGACCACGTAAGTAGGTTTTTGAAGAAATGTACGACATAATCAATGACAATGAATAATAACCTATATTACTCGAATTTATCATTTCATACAATATATCATATATGTAACACATTTTATTTACTCGAGGATTTCTTTGTTTGCATGTCGGgtcttaaaaaagaaaaaaagtggAAGAAATGTCCATACCATCCTCTCTAAATTACGGATTACTTCTTTTAACCACAACCATAAACGACAAAAAGGCCAATTTGTAAACGATAAGTTATGTTCCTATAGTGCAATATGAGTCAATTCAACCATACAAGAAAAGGACAAATGGAAATTCAACTTGCAACTATCATTGCCAATAAACTTATCATTGAGGTTGAGGGACCAAACCTCAGAGTtgtgtccccccccccccccccccccctaggAAGGTTTGCATATACATCCACCTTCACTTTTAATCccattgaattcatttctttttcgATTTTACTTATGaataattttatgagaaaattAAGGTAGACACCTATGATCACATGTACATGAAGGAATAAAAAATAACGCTTACTTTGTAATTTCAAGTTTAActtagttgagattttttccattctcaAGGCTCGAActcgagaccttggttaagccttaaccactcataccaacctcaattggttacAACCAagtaatttaaatatattctaacaTGCATTTTTATAACGGAGTTTATTTTGATGGTATAATTATATATATTCTGATTATTTAGTCAAAGGAAAGAgagaaaaacaataaaataaataaaggagaTAAAGTATATTTACTTCAAGGGTATCTCCGATATTGACCACAAGAGCTC
This genomic stretch from Spinacia oleracea cultivar Varoflay chromosome 3, BTI_SOV_V1, whole genome shotgun sequence harbors:
- the LOC110793335 gene encoding uncharacterized protein, coding for MNASIKSALKNPQSSFFHIKSAFFHSTTVLERGRRNPWTARYNNTNSSNYRRSGHRRNHFKQNLMRNANAYVEHLFEGWQSDFDQDDQPSSKGPSWFRKPHNGSGRYSSYTQGRQKEGRRGHSFVEDDDDVESIFRSAFGDRFFFWSFVNEDYPNRKNSSQYSNSYKTSWKRRQRIKDEEEYEYISDDDTNKSVLASERIALGLSASGPLKLDDVKNAYRSCALKWHPDRHLGSSKAAAEEKFKLCTAAYQSLCDRLAMN